Below is a genomic region from Citrobacter europaeus.
ATTGCGTTTGCGGGCGTGACGCCAGCGGAAGATCCGCAGGTTTTCCTTGCCAGCGGCGATGCTTCTGCGGCTTCGGGGATCGGTCTGGCATTATTTGACGAGCGCCAACGGCAAATTATTCCAAATGCGCTGCCGCTTCATTATGCGCCGATTATAACGCAAGAGATGACGTTTCATTTCACTGCTCGTTATCGGGCTGTCTCGGAAAATATAACGCCGGGAATGCTTCGTTCAGACGTGTGGTTTACGTTGGTTTATCCCTGATTTATTTCCCAACGATAATCGCATCAAAGGTATTTGTAGCTATGTCTAATTATCTGAAATCAGGTTTTATCCTTTTACTGGCCTTATTTTCTGCTGCCAGTGTTCAGGCTGCCGGCGGTATTGCATTAGGCGCCACTCGCGTTATTTATCCGGCTGATGCCAAACAAACATCCCTGTCTATCAGCAATAGCGATACCAAAGAGCGTTACCTGGTAAATTCCTGGATTGAGAATAGCGCAGGCGTTAAAGAAAAATCATTTGTGGTTACGCCTCCACTGTTTGTCAGCGAGCCCAAAAGCGAAAATACGCTGCGTATCATCTATGCCGGCGAACCGCTGCCCAAAGATCGTGAGTCTCTGTTCTGGATGAATGTGAAAGCCATTCCGTCAGTCAATAAAAACAGCCTTGAGGGCAAAAACGTTCTGCAACTGGCGATTCTGTCACGTATCAAACTTTTCGTCCGTCCGAATAATTTGCCGCAAATCCCAGAAGATGCGCCTGGGATGCTGACGTTTTCCCGTTCCGGTAACCACCTGAAAATCAATAATCCGTCAGCGTATTACGTCACATTGGTCAATCTCAATGTGGGGAAAACAAAGGTCGATAACGTGATGGTTGCGCCGAAAAGCGATGCGCAGATCCAACTACCAACGGGCGTTCAGGGCAACGTCACGTTCCAGACGGTCAATGATTATGGCGCTGTGACTCCGGCCAAAACGGTTAGCGTGCGTTGAGATAACGATGAATAAGACAACGTATTTTCCTGGCCTGTTACCGGGGGTTACGCCACCGCTGGCAGGGGTGGCGTTGTCCACGCTGGCGGCGCTCTTTCCCTCTTTAAGCCATGGGGAAAGCTATTTTAATCCGGCCTTTTTATCTGCGGATACGGCAACCGTGGCGGATTTATCACGCTTTGAAAAAGGCAATCACCAGCCTGAAGGCGTTTATCGCGTGGATATCTGGCGCAACGATGAGTTTGTGGCCACTCAGGATATTCGTTTTGCGACCAGTGCGGGAAAAGCCGGGGAGAAGTCTGGTGGGCTGATGCCGTGTTTTGGACTCGACTGGGTGAAACGCCTTGGCGTCAATATCGCCGCGTTTCCGGCACTCAGTAAGGACCCGAACGATACCTGCATCAATCTGCCTGAAGCGATTCCAGGCAGCGAGATTGCATTTGATTTTTCTACCTTGCGCCTCAACGTCAGCCTGCCGCAAGCGTCGATGTTAAACAGCGCGCGTGGCTATATCCCACCAGAAGAGTGGGATGAAGGGATCCCGGCTGCGCTGGTTAACTACAGTTTTACCGGCAGTCGCGGCAGTGATGCGGACAGCTATTTCCTGAGTATGCTCAGTGGTCTGAACTATGGCCCATGGCGGTTGAGAAATAACGGCGCGTGGAGCTATTCCAGGGGCGATGGATACCATTCACAAAGCTGGAAAAACATCGGTACATGGCTTCAGCGCGCGATTATCCCGCTGAAAGGCGAACTGGTGATGGGCGACAGCAACACCGGCAACGACGTTTTTGACAGCGTCGGGTTTCGCGGTGCGCGGCTCTATTCC
It encodes:
- the fimC gene encoding type 1 fimbria chaperone FimC, translated to MSNYLKSGFILLLALFSAASVQAAGGIALGATRVIYPADAKQTSLSISNSDTKERYLVNSWIENSAGVKEKSFVVTPPLFVSEPKSENTLRIIYAGEPLPKDRESLFWMNVKAIPSVNKNSLEGKNVLQLAILSRIKLFVRPNNLPQIPEDAPGMLTFSRSGNHLKINNPSAYYVTLVNLNVGKTKVDNVMVAPKSDAQIQLPTGVQGNVTFQTVNDYGAVTPAKTVSVR